From Streptomyces sp. GSL17-111, one genomic window encodes:
- a CDS encoding NAD(P)H-binding protein yields the protein MRTVIAGGNGQIAVRLEQLLTARGDEAVGLIRRPEAADTVRAAGAEPVVCDLESAPVAEVAGHLAGADAAVFAAGAGPGSGAARKETMDRRGAELFAEAAARAGVRRLIVVSAMRVDEEPPPGMDEVFAAYLRAKGAADAAVRARTDVDWTILRPGRLTDAPGTGRVHLGPDAERAEVPRDDVAAVLVALLDEPRTAGLTLNLVSGETPVPTAVTAALP from the coding sequence ATGCGCACAGTCATCGCAGGGGGCAACGGACAGATCGCGGTGCGGCTCGAACAGCTGCTCACCGCACGCGGCGACGAGGCGGTCGGCCTGATCCGGCGCCCGGAGGCGGCCGACACCGTCCGGGCGGCCGGGGCCGAACCCGTCGTCTGCGACCTGGAGTCCGCTCCCGTCGCGGAGGTCGCCGGTCACCTCGCGGGCGCCGACGCCGCCGTCTTCGCCGCCGGAGCCGGGCCGGGCAGCGGAGCGGCCCGCAAGGAGACGATGGACCGCCGGGGCGCCGAGCTCTTCGCCGAGGCCGCCGCCCGGGCCGGCGTCCGCCGCCTGATCGTCGTCTCGGCCATGCGGGTCGACGAGGAGCCGCCGCCCGGCATGGACGAGGTCTTCGCCGCCTACCTCCGCGCCAAGGGCGCCGCCGACGCCGCCGTGCGCGCCCGGACCGACGTCGACTGGACGATCCTGCGTCCCGGCCGCCTCACCGACGCGCCCGGCACCGGCCGCGTCCACCTCGGCCCGGACGCCGAACGCGCCGAGGTGCCGCGCGACGACGTGGCGGCCGTCCTCGTCGCCCTCCTCGACGAACCCCGCACCGCCGGCCTCACCCTCAACCTCGTCAGCGGCGAGACCCCCGTCCCCACCGCCGTCACCGCCGCCCTGCCCTGA
- a CDS encoding amidohydrolase family protein: MPDSQPQEPGRHERAGASAESGGLVLSGARLADGRTVDVRVTGGRIEAVGTAGSLADADSRARGTRLDLGGYLLLPAPAEPHAHHDSALTADTDGPPSLEPVDIQRRTTQAALLQLGHGATAIRTHVRIGDVAGLRSLQAVLGARRALRGLTELRVVAVPRQLTGTAGADGLAMLRDALRMGVDVVGGCPDLDPDPSGHAEAVLELAAEHGRAVDLHTDAPEPARLARLAAMAGGLRPHVTIGPCCGLARLPHDVAAHLAGRLAASGVSVVTLPQGGCALDGSAGHPDASGWVPLRLLRAAGVHVAAGSGALRDAANPVGRGDPLEAAFLLASRAEASPEDAYAAVSTHARRALGLPPVRVEAGFPAELLAVRGQTVPGVLSLGYSRVVLHRGRVVARTSAVREFCDAADAAGLDLPRQAQR; encoded by the coding sequence ATGCCGGACAGCCAGCCCCAGGAACCCGGGCGCCACGAACGCGCCGGAGCGAGCGCGGAGTCGGGTGGCCTGGTCCTCAGCGGCGCCCGTCTCGCCGACGGCAGAACCGTCGACGTCCGCGTCACCGGCGGCCGCATCGAGGCCGTCGGCACGGCCGGAAGCCTCGCCGACGCGGACTCCCGCGCCCGGGGCACCCGCCTCGACCTGGGCGGATACCTCCTGCTGCCCGCCCCCGCCGAGCCCCACGCCCACCACGACAGCGCCCTGACCGCCGACACCGACGGACCGCCCTCCCTGGAACCCGTCGACATCCAGCGCCGCACCACCCAGGCCGCGCTCCTGCAACTCGGCCACGGCGCCACCGCCATCCGCACCCACGTGCGCATCGGCGACGTCGCCGGACTCCGCTCGCTCCAGGCCGTCCTCGGCGCCCGCCGCGCGCTGCGGGGGCTGACGGAGCTGCGCGTCGTCGCCGTGCCTCGCCAACTCACCGGCACGGCCGGAGCCGACGGGCTGGCCATGCTCCGCGACGCCCTCCGCATGGGCGTGGACGTCGTCGGCGGCTGCCCCGACCTCGACCCCGACCCGTCGGGCCACGCCGAGGCCGTGCTCGAGCTCGCCGCCGAACACGGCCGCGCCGTCGACCTCCACACCGACGCCCCCGAACCGGCCCGGCTCGCCCGGCTCGCCGCGATGGCCGGCGGGCTGCGGCCCCACGTCACCATCGGCCCCTGCTGCGGGCTCGCCCGGCTCCCGCACGACGTCGCCGCCCACCTCGCCGGACGGCTCGCCGCCTCCGGCGTCAGCGTCGTCACCCTGCCCCAGGGCGGCTGCGCGCTCGACGGCTCGGCGGGCCACCCCGACGCGAGCGGCTGGGTGCCACTGCGGCTGCTCCGCGCGGCGGGCGTCCACGTCGCGGCGGGCAGCGGCGCCCTGCGCGACGCCGCCAACCCCGTCGGGCGCGGCGACCCCCTGGAGGCCGCCTTCCTCCTGGCGTCCCGCGCCGAGGCCAGCCCCGAGGACGCCTACGCGGCCGTCAGCACCCACGCCCGACGGGCCCTCGGGCTCCCCCCGGTGCGCGTCGAGGCCGGTTTCCCGGCCGAACTGCTGGCCGTCCGAGGGCAGACGGTGCCGGGCGTCCTGTCGCTGGGGTACAGCCGCGTCGTGCTCCACCGGGGCCGCGTGGTCGCCCGCACCAGCGCGGTGCGGGAGTTCTGCGACGCGGCCGACGCCGCCGGGCTCGACCTGCCGCGACAGGCGCAGAGATGA
- a CDS encoding IS630 family transposase, translating to MPGPKPLLLELSDHERRVLRGWLRKRTASQALVLRSRIVLACAEGRPNAQVADDLGISRETVRKWRSRFVADRLEGLVDLPRSGAPRKISDEQVEAMVARTLGQAPPSGDSHWSTRSMAQVEGMSQSAVSRIWRAFGLKPHIVETWKLSTDPQFVTKVRDVVGIYLSPPENALVLAVDEKSQIQALDRTQPVLPLAPTVPARMTHDYVRHGTTSLFAALDIVSGSVIAQHYRRHRAQEFLRFLKTIDAAVPKHLELHLVLDNYATHKTEAVKKWLLRHPRFHLHFTPTSASWLNLVERWFAELTSRKLRRSTHRSVIELERDIRGWINEWNKNPKPFIWTKTADEILETLAAYCTRTNDSGH from the coding sequence ATGCCTGGTCCGAAGCCGTTGCTGCTGGAGCTGTCTGATCACGAACGCCGTGTCCTGCGGGGCTGGTTGCGCAAACGGACGGCCTCGCAGGCTCTGGTGCTGCGGTCGAGGATCGTCCTGGCGTGTGCCGAGGGTCGACCGAACGCGCAGGTCGCGGATGACCTGGGGATCTCGCGGGAGACGGTGCGGAAGTGGCGCTCGAGGTTCGTCGCGGACCGGTTGGAGGGTCTGGTGGACCTTCCGCGTTCGGGGGCGCCCCGAAAAATCTCCGACGAGCAGGTCGAGGCCATGGTCGCCAGGACCCTTGGCCAGGCGCCGCCGTCGGGTGATTCGCACTGGTCGACGCGGTCGATGGCCCAGGTCGAGGGCATGTCGCAGTCGGCCGTCTCGCGGATCTGGCGGGCGTTCGGCCTCAAGCCGCACATCGTTGAGACGTGGAAGCTCTCGACCGACCCGCAGTTCGTCACCAAGGTCCGCGACGTGGTCGGCATCTACCTCTCGCCCCCGGAGAACGCCCTGGTCCTGGCGGTGGACGAGAAGTCGCAGATCCAGGCTCTGGACCGCACCCAGCCCGTGCTGCCCCTGGCGCCGACGGTCCCGGCGAGGATGACGCACGACTACGTCCGGCACGGCACCACCAGCCTGTTCGCCGCCCTGGACATCGTCTCCGGCTCGGTCATAGCCCAGCACTACCGACGCCACCGCGCCCAGGAGTTCCTCCGCTTCCTGAAGACCATCGACGCCGCCGTGCCCAAGCACCTCGAACTCCACCTGGTCCTGGACAACTACGCCACCCACAAGACCGAAGCGGTCAAGAAGTGGCTGCTGCGACACCCCCGCTTCCACCTGCACTTCACCCCCACCTCCGCCTCCTGGCTCAACCTCGTCGAGCGCTGGTTCGCCGAGCTGACCTCCCGCAAACTCCGCCGCTCGACCCACCGCAGCGTGATCGAACTCGAGCGGGACATCCGCGGCTGGATCAACGAGTGGAACAAGAACCCCAAGCCGTTCATCTGGACCAAGACCGCAGACGAGATCCTCGAAACCCTCGCCGCATACTGCACACGAACTAACGACTCAGGACACTAG